A single Primulina eburnea isolate SZY01 chromosome 11, ASM2296580v1, whole genome shotgun sequence DNA region contains:
- the LOC140806087 gene encoding mediator of RNA polymerase II transcription subunit 11-like isoform X1, with protein sequence MDPQSQTTSLQRLQNVEKRIVRVLELDGGVMEEMGNPSGPIKELVNSSCGEFMQSVKDIQVTLREEIKSACEYRPFKKCDYVPRISIEICCKKLEYVIAQIDEMKQTIEGYGDAA encoded by the exons ATGGATCCACAAAGCCAGACCACTTCACTGCAGCGACTCCAGAATGTCGAGAAG AGGATAGTAAGGGTTTTGGAGCTCGATGGCGGGGTTATGGAGGAAATGGGGAACCCTAGTGGCCCCATAAAGGAGCTTGTTAACAGCAGTTGCGGCGAATTCATGCAATCAGTCAAG GACATTCAAGTGACGCTGCGTGAGGAAATCAAAAGCGCGTGTGAGTATCGGCCATTCAAGAAGTGTGACTATGTCCCGAGAATATCTATTGAGATTTGTTGCAAGAAGCTAGAATATGTCATTGCACAAATAGATGAGATGAAACAAACGATCGAGGGATATGGTGATGCAGCTTGA
- the LOC140806087 gene encoding mediator of RNA polymerase II transcription subunit 11-like isoform X3, giving the protein MDPQSHTTSLQRLQNVDKRIVRVLELAGGVMEEMGNPSGPRKELVNSSCGEFMQSVKDIQVTLRDEIKSACEYRTFEKCDYVPRISNEICCKKLEYVIAQIDEMKQTIEGYGNAA; this is encoded by the exons ATGGATCCACAAAGCCACACCACTTCATTGCAGCGACTCCAGAATGTCGACAAG AGGATCGTAAGGGTTTTGGAGCTCGCTGGCGGGGTTATGGAGGAAATGGGGAACCCTAGTGGCCCCAGAAAGGAGCTTGTTAACAGCAGTTGCGGCGAATTCATGCAATCAGTCAAG GACATTCAAGTGACGCTGCGTGACGAAATCAAAAGCGCGTGTGAGTATCGGACATTCGAGAAATGTGACTATGTCCCGAGAATATCTAATGAAATTTGTTGCAAGAAGCTAGAATATGTCATTGCACAAATAGATGAGATGAAGCAAACGATCGAGGGATATGGTAATGCAGCTTGA
- the LOC140806087 gene encoding mediator of RNA polymerase II transcription subunit 11-like isoform X4: MDPQSHTTSLQRLQNVDKRILRVLEFAGGVMEEMGNPSGPRKELVNSSCGEFMQSVKDIQVTLREEIKSACEYRPFKKCDYVPRISIEICCKKLEYVIAQIDEMKQTIEGYGDAA; encoded by the exons ATGGATCCACAAAGCCACACCACTTCATTGCAGCGACTCCAGAATGTCGACAAG AGGATCTTAAGGGTTTTGGAGTTCGCTGGCGGGGTTATGGAGGAAATGGGGAACCCTAGTGGCCCCAGAAAGGAACTTGTTAACAGCAGTTGCGGCGAATTCATGCAATCAGTCAAG GACATTCAAGTGACGCTGCGTGAGGAAATCAAAAGCGCGTGTGAGTATCGGCCATTCAAGAAGTGTGACTATGTCCCGAGAATATCTATTGAGATTTGTTGCAAGAAGCTAGAATATGTCATTGCACAAATAGATGAGATGAAACAAACGATCGAGGGATATGGTGATGCAGCTTGA
- the LOC140806087 gene encoding mediator of RNA polymerase II transcription subunit 11-like isoform X2, whose protein sequence is MDPQSQTTSLQRLQNVEKRIVRVLELAGGVMEEMGNPSGPRKELVNSSCGEFMQSVKDIQVTLRDEIKSACEYRTFEKCDYVPRISNEICCKKLEYVIAQIDEMKQTIEGYGNAA, encoded by the exons ATGGATCCACAAAGCCAGACCACTTCACTGCAGCGACTCCAGAATGTCGAGAAG AGGATCGTAAGGGTTTTGGAGCTCGCTGGCGGGGTTATGGAGGAAATGGGGAACCCTAGTGGCCCCAGAAAGGAGCTTGTTAACAGCAGTTGCGGCGAATTCATGCAATCAGTCAAG GACATTCAAGTGACGCTGCGTGACGAAATCAAAAGCGCGTGTGAGTATCGGACATTCGAGAAATGTGACTATGTCCCGAGAATATCTAATGAAATTTGTTGCAAGAAGCTAGAATATGTCATTGCACAAATAGATGAGATGAAGCAAACGATCGAGGGATATGGTAATGCAGCTTGA
- the LOC140806085 gene encoding mediator of RNA polymerase II transcription subunit 11-like produces the protein MDPQSQTTSLQRLQNVEKRIVRVLELAGGVMEEMGNPSGPRKELVNSSCGEVMQSVKDIQVTLRDEIKSACEYRTFEKCDYVPRISNEICCKKLEYVIAQIDEMKQTIEGYGNAA, from the exons ATGGATCCACAAAGCCAGACCACTTCACTGCAGCGACTCCAGAATGTCGAGAAG AGGATCGTAAGGGTTTTGGAGCTCGCTGGCGGGGTTATGGAGGAAATGGGGAACCCTAGTGGCCCCAGAAAGGAGCTTGTTAACAGCAGTTGCGGCGAAGTCATGCAATCAGTCAAG GACATTCAAGTGACGCTGCGTGACGAAATCAAAAGCGCGTGTGAGTATCGGACATTCGAGAAATGTGACTATGTCCCGAGAATATCTAATGAGATTTGTTGCAAGAAGCTAGAATATGTCATTGCACAAATAGATGAGATGAAGCAAACGATCGAGGGATATGGTAATGCAGCTTGA